The Pseudomonas aeruginosa genome includes the window TCGGGACAGGCGGGCCTCTTCCACCGGATACTTCACGCGCACCCGGTTGCGGTACAGGCACTCGCTGGCCAGCAGGGTGCCGGCCTGGCCCTTTTCCCGGATGTCGCGCCAGATCTCGTTGAGCCTCAGCACCGCATCGCCGTCGCGGACAAAGCGCTGGGCCCTCTCATAGACGTGGTAGCGCACAGGGCGCGGCGCGCTGCACAGCAGTTCGCCTTCCAGTTGGTGGGCGGCGATATGGAAGCGCAGCTGGAAGGTATCCGCCGTCGGATTGTGCAGCACCAGGTCGATGAAGTTGTAGAAGATCGCCGCGCCCGAGCCGAACGGCAGGATCCGTCCCTCGTCGGGAAACGGGTCGAAGCTGTGGTTGGCCCGCTCCACCACGCGCAGCGGGGAATGCAGGGCCATCCAGTGGATCAGGTTGCTCAGTTGGCAGATGCCGCCGCCGATTCCGCTGCGCGCCTCGCCGAAGGACAACTCCATACCTTCGACGAAGCCACGCCGGGCGCTGGGCCGACCGACCAGCCGGCAGAACGAGAAGTACTCGCCGGGGCCGATGCTCACGCCGTTCATGCAGTCCACCGCCAGGCGCAGGTTGACCACCTTGTTGCGTTGCAGGGCGAGGTCGCTGTCGCCGAGGCGGCGGATCAACTTCGAGGTGTGCTTGATGTAGCGGTACGGCAGGCGCTCGTCGA containing:
- a CDS encoding VanW family protein, with the protein product MRKPLSLYHPWLYWLRVWQRRLWRHCRWRLGGRRYVRLPSIDERLPYRYIKHTSKLIRRLGDSDLALQRNKVVNLRLAVDCMNGVSIGPGEYFSFCRLVGRPSARRGFVEGMELSFGEARSGIGGGICQLSNLIHWMALHSPLRVVERANHSFDPFPDEGRILPFGSGAAIFYNFIDLVLHNPTADTFQLRFHIAAHQLEGELLCSAPRPVRYHVYERAQRFVRDGDAVLRLNEIWRDIREKGQAGTLLASECLYRNRVRVKYPVEEARLSRD